A single Clavibacter nebraskensis NCPPB 2581 DNA region contains:
- a CDS encoding helix-turn-helix transcriptional regulator, whose translation MRSEVRGLRTAAGLSQQSLADALGVSRQTINAIETGRYDPSLALAVKAARFFHRSVEEVFHVEDD comes from the coding sequence ATGCGCAGCGAGGTGAGGGGACTCCGGACGGCGGCCGGGCTCTCGCAGCAGTCCCTCGCCGACGCGCTCGGGGTCTCCCGTCAGACGATCAACGCCATCGAGACGGGCCGCTACGACCCGTCGCTCGCCCTGGCCGTGAAGGCGGCCCGCTTCTTCCACCGATCCGTCGAGGAGGTCTTCCATGTCGAAGACGACTGA